One window of the Triticum dicoccoides isolate Atlit2015 ecotype Zavitan chromosome 3B, WEW_v2.0, whole genome shotgun sequence genome contains the following:
- the LOC119277940 gene encoding KH domain-containing protein At1g09660/At1g09670-like gives MDDRIPPPSHLQQYSQSPVHSSPHHHHLNSMRYSASSERERYLAELLAERQKLGPFIQVLPYCTRLLNQEILRASSLPPNHNFVDAERIEHGSPLRLPGHPVNGQPMDLEGWSGRQAEHMGVLQASPMSWNGAPALGGTPVVKKLVRLDVPVDKYPNFNFVGRLLGPRGNSLKRVEATTQCRVYIRGRGSVKDSVKEEKLRDKPGYEHLNEALHVLVEAEFPADIIDVRLNQAVTILEDLLKPMDESMDYYKKQQLRELAILNGTLREESPSPHLSPSVSPFNSAGMKRPKTGR, from the exons ATGGACGACAGGATTCCGCCGCCGTCTCACCTGCAGCAGTACTCGCAGTCCCCTGTCCATTCTTCGCCTCATCACCACCACCTCAATTCCATGAGGTACTCTGCCTCCTCTGAGAGAGAAAG GTATCTGGCTGAGTTGCTTGCTGAGAGGCAGAAGTTAGGCCCATTCATTCAAGTTCTTCCCTACTGCACCAGGCTCTTGAACCAAG AGATTTTGCGGGCATCTTCTTTGCCACCTAACCATAATTTTGTTGATGCTGAGAGAATTGAGCATGGTAGCCCGTTAAGGTTACCTGGCCACCCAGTGAATGGTCAACCAATGGATCTGGAGGGATGGTCAGGAAGGCAAGCAGAG CATATGGGGGTTCTGCAAGCATCACCAATGAGCTGGAATGGTGCTCCAGCACTTGGTGGTACTCCTGTTGTCAAGAAACTTGTGAGGCTAGATGTTCCTGTGGACAAGTATCCTAAC TTCAACTTTGTTGGCCGTCTATTGGGGCCACGAGGAAACTCCCTGAAAAGAGTTGAAGCTACGACTCAATGCAGAGTTTACATTCGTGGGCGTGGATCAGTTAAAGACTCTGTGAAG GAAGAGAAGCTGAGAGATAAGCCTGGATATGAGCACCTCAATGAGGCACTGCACGTGCTTGTGGAAGCAGAGTTCCCAGCAGACATTATTGATGTGCGTCTAAACCAAGCTGTGACCATCCTGGAAGATCTTCTCAAACCAATG GATGAGTCCATGGACTACTACAAGAAGCAGCAGCTGAGAGAGCTGGCCATCCTGAATGGCACTCTGAGGGAGGAAAGCCCCAGCCCCCACCTTAGCCCGAGCGTGTCCCCCTTTAACTCCGCCGGGATGAAGCGTCCGAAAACGGGGCGGTGA